In Leptospira perdikensis, a single genomic region encodes these proteins:
- a CDS encoding methyl-accepting chemotaxis protein → MKNIKVNLLENFLTESDVIISRTDAKGLITYVSPDFARISEYDAEEMIGKPHNIVRHPDMPKVVFAELWDYIKVGLPWTGAVKNRAKSGNYYWVDATITPILNEERKVVGYVSVRKKLPDAKKEFYDQLYQKMGKRSLFFWKKNKVVKNLRTIKFMDVFLVVLISLPFLGLFSFLFPEKPLYCGFLFFSQILIGSGFILILSQKNKKLQRATESVISVASGRFQYPDHFQNDSRDEVKIMLLSMKSMSINLWGIISQIQKASHVSIRISEELTDLTNHFFTSTRSMASGSEEAAACMEDLTSALTNIKQITADHSVIMSDIKDYMNAVNQNLSGTQNALKGLDELSVTSTKKADLGKQKISDSLEGIDAIKNVSGKILNIVSIITEIADRTNLLSLNASIEAARAGNVGAGFAIVAKEMMSLNEQIAVSAEEIKNYVDETLSVIQTTSTKVREASLEIFSLSDLFHEIKSILNKVTASLYHDLQESTRVKFKLESVDDQVKKIDHSVLEAGIASKQISNILLALSEQAQVIAFKSETLYEKSSLVVSEPKKIMDLVEHYHTGNNESLELIP, encoded by the coding sequence TTGAAAAATATAAAAGTGAATTTATTGGAAAATTTTCTTACGGAATCGGATGTCATTATATCTCGTACCGATGCTAAAGGTTTGATTACCTATGTTTCTCCTGACTTTGCAAGAATCTCCGAATACGACGCCGAAGAAATGATTGGAAAACCACATAACATAGTGAGACATCCCGATATGCCCAAGGTAGTTTTTGCTGAACTTTGGGATTATATTAAAGTTGGACTTCCTTGGACAGGGGCTGTGAAAAATAGAGCCAAATCAGGCAATTATTATTGGGTCGATGCCACTATCACTCCTATCCTCAATGAGGAACGAAAGGTTGTTGGTTATGTGTCTGTTCGAAAAAAGTTACCCGATGCAAAAAAAGAATTTTATGACCAACTATATCAAAAGATGGGAAAACGTTCCCTTTTCTTTTGGAAAAAAAATAAGGTCGTTAAGAATCTTAGAACCATCAAATTCATGGATGTCTTCCTGGTTGTTTTGATCTCTCTTCCCTTTTTAGGCCTTTTTTCTTTTCTTTTTCCCGAAAAACCGTTGTACTGCGGTTTTTTATTTTTTTCACAAATATTGATCGGTTCTGGTTTTATTCTAATTCTCTCGCAAAAAAATAAAAAATTACAGAGAGCCACGGAATCAGTGATTTCAGTAGCTTCCGGAAGATTCCAATATCCGGATCATTTTCAAAATGATAGTCGGGATGAAGTAAAAATCATGTTACTCTCAATGAAAAGTATGAGCATCAATCTTTGGGGGATTATTTCTCAAATTCAAAAGGCAAGCCATGTTTCCATTCGAATCTCTGAAGAGCTGACAGACCTCACCAATCACTTTTTTACCTCCACACGTTCTATGGCCTCAGGAAGTGAGGAAGCAGCCGCTTGTATGGAAGACCTTACTTCGGCACTCACTAATATCAAACAGATCACTGCAGACCATTCCGTGATCATGTCAGATATTAAAGATTATATGAATGCGGTGAATCAAAATTTAAGTGGGACACAAAATGCTTTAAAAGGATTGGATGAGTTATCAGTAACATCTACCAAAAAAGCAGATTTAGGAAAACAAAAAATCTCTGATTCCTTAGAGGGGATTGATGCTATTAAAAATGTTTCAGGTAAAATTTTGAACATAGTTTCAATTATTACTGAGATTGCTGACCGAACCAACTTACTTTCCTTAAACGCATCCATTGAGGCAGCGAGGGCCGGTAATGTCGGTGCCGGGTTTGCTATCGTGGCAAAAGAAATGATGAGTTTAAATGAACAAATAGCTGTTTCTGCAGAAGAAATCAAAAATTATGTTGATGAAACATTGTCGGTGATTCAAACAACGTCCACAAAAGTTAGGGAGGCTTCTCTTGAAATTTTTTCTTTATCGGACTTATTTCATGAAATTAAATCCATTTTAAACAAAGTCACTGCTTCTTTGTATCATGATCTACAAGAATCTACTCGTGTTAAATTTAAGTTGGAGTCCGTGGACGATCAGGTAAAAAAAATTGATCACTCGGTTTTAGAAGCAGGAATTGCATCTAAACAAATTTCAAATATCCTACTTGCATTGTCTGAACAGGCACAGGTGATTGCTTTTAAATCAGAAACACTCTATGAAAAGAGTTCTCTGGTGGTTTCTGAACCCAAAAAAATAATGGATTTGGTAGAACATTATCATACAGGTAATAATGAAAGTTTAGAATTGATTCCGTGA
- a CDS encoding ankyrin repeat domain-containing protein, which yields MKKLTIFLAIIVVGCSTSADKIVQKYNQSMTISDQERSDWFPNSESANNYEKAYKSPLYYATSFGDFETFNYLINIGADYQIKDLFGNNLLSVAAGLMRFDDNCKNQCLENRISNKLKIINFLKTKGLSPLNKDGENVAVISAISSASYEPIPLLFSEADLKNNSTRLGNELIGCYRPDEDLYYSGFQDQAETRYRDKIKILNFFKNKGVKFDKGRICKLEGFEKGNLLKIKLEFIAQARQM from the coding sequence ATGAAAAAATTAACAATATTTCTAGCTATTATAGTTGTAGGATGCTCAACGTCTGCAGACAAAATCGTTCAAAAATATAACCAAAGCATGACTATATCTGATCAAGAAAGATCTGATTGGTTTCCTAATTCTGAAAGTGCCAATAATTACGAGAAAGCATATAAATCCCCCCTCTACTATGCTACTAGTTTTGGTGACTTTGAAACATTTAATTATCTAATCAATATTGGCGCTGATTATCAAATTAAAGATTTGTTTGGGAATAATTTACTTAGCGTCGCTGCCGGACTTATGAGGTTTGATGACAATTGCAAAAATCAATGCCTAGAAAATAGAATTAGCAATAAACTGAAAATTATCAACTTTCTAAAAACCAAAGGACTTTCTCCATTAAACAAAGACGGTGAAAACGTAGCAGTTATTTCGGCAATTAGTTCTGCCTCTTACGAACCGATTCCTCTGCTTTTTTCAGAAGCTGATTTAAAAAATAATTCAACACGCTTAGGCAATGAACTTATTGGGTGCTATCGGCCCGATGAAGATCTTTATTATTCTGGATTCCAAGATCAAGCAGAAACAAGATATCGAGATAAAATTAAAATACTAAATTTCTTTAAAAACAAAGGTGTTAAGTTTGATAAAGGTAGAATTTGTAAATTAGAAGGCTTTGAAAAAGGTAATCTTCTTAAAATCAAGCTGGAGTTTATTGCTCAAGCAAGACAAATGTAA
- a CDS encoding GAF domain-containing SpoIIE family protein phosphatase: MSLDSQTSLSKFRSLLHISSILNANLDLHQLLPLIMLYSKDLLEAEASSLFLLEDEEFLYCEVALGEKGEIIQEYARLELGEGIVGMVAREKKPIALEDAYQDPRFNASMDKRTGFKTKSLICVPLFIEDRLIGTLEVINKTNNRIFDASDLEYLISLSEVAATAIQNANIKDSLDKRILELSLLYEFERLSVSEKSLNELGKWILNRVLEYLGASSGTIYLANPEKQELSILSAKGIPEDAYDQIKVPYGNGVAGWVAEKKESLLIHNLDLDPRYNKLSPYKFESKSLISAPLIFQNELLGVISINNKISGYAFQHSDLDLLTNIAARLSSTIKNAQLFHQIVDTGKELNRAKNIMKKIMPSILPSSDKLSYGVAHIPLEQVGGDFYDVTQLEDSKFSILIADISGHGLSAAVLAAMAHMVLKNFEPDIKLSPSLFLTTLNHMLYGKLAGNFLTAFYGIIDLKTNTILCANAGHHAPFLLNKKDSPMIQLDVKGKILGLIPDLFYEEKTFPFAPGDRLVMYTDGITEHMSKDHNKRYDEELFQKAIQKSKPLKTQESADDLIRDAKNYVGSNEFADDVTVLLVDRI, translated from the coding sequence ATGTCTTTAGATTCGCAAACTAGCCTCAGTAAGTTTCGTAGCTTACTCCACATATCTTCCATTCTGAATGCAAACCTTGATTTGCACCAACTCTTACCACTCATCATGTTATATTCCAAAGACTTACTAGAGGCAGAAGCAAGTTCCCTCTTTCTTTTAGAAGATGAGGAATTTCTCTACTGCGAAGTAGCTCTTGGAGAGAAAGGAGAGATCATTCAAGAATACGCTAGGTTAGAGTTAGGTGAAGGAATTGTGGGGATGGTTGCGCGTGAGAAAAAACCCATTGCTTTGGAAGATGCTTACCAAGATCCAAGGTTCAATGCGAGTATGGACAAACGAACTGGGTTTAAAACCAAATCTCTAATTTGTGTTCCTCTTTTTATAGAAGACCGACTCATCGGAACATTAGAGGTCATCAACAAAACAAACAACCGTATCTTTGACGCTTCTGATTTGGAATACTTAATTTCCCTTTCGGAAGTGGCCGCCACTGCCATCCAAAACGCAAATATAAAAGATAGTTTAGACAAACGGATCCTGGAATTATCATTATTATACGAATTCGAGAGACTTTCTGTTTCTGAAAAAAGTTTAAATGAACTTGGAAAATGGATTCTCAATCGAGTATTAGAATACTTAGGCGCAAGTTCTGGAACCATTTATCTTGCTAATCCCGAAAAACAAGAGTTAAGTATTCTTTCTGCAAAAGGGATTCCAGAAGATGCATATGATCAAATTAAAGTTCCTTATGGAAATGGAGTCGCAGGTTGGGTCGCAGAAAAAAAAGAAAGCCTACTCATCCACAACTTAGATTTAGATCCGAGGTATAACAAACTTTCTCCTTATAAATTTGAATCCAAATCCCTGATTTCGGCACCACTTATTTTCCAAAATGAATTGCTTGGTGTCATCAGTATCAATAACAAAATTTCCGGATATGCTTTCCAACATTCTGACTTAGACTTACTCACAAATATTGCAGCAAGACTCAGTAGTACGATCAAAAATGCACAACTTTTCCACCAAATTGTGGATACAGGAAAAGAACTGAATCGTGCCAAAAACATCATGAAAAAAATCATGCCGTCCATCCTTCCGAGCTCCGACAAACTCTCATATGGTGTGGCGCACATCCCTCTAGAACAAGTGGGCGGTGATTTTTATGATGTTACACAACTAGAAGATTCTAAGTTTTCTATTTTGATTGCAGACATTTCCGGTCATGGACTTTCTGCAGCTGTACTTGCAGCGATGGCACATATGGTTCTGAAAAACTTTGAACCAGATATCAAACTCAGCCCTTCTTTATTTTTAACAACACTGAACCATATGTTGTATGGAAAACTGGCAGGGAACTTCCTTACTGCTTTCTATGGGATCATTGACTTAAAAACAAATACCATCCTTTGTGCCAACGCAGGTCACCATGCACCATTTTTATTGAATAAAAAGGACTCTCCAATGATTCAATTAGATGTGAAAGGAAAAATTTTAGGCCTCATTCCTGATTTGTTTTATGAAGAAAAGACTTTCCCGTTTGCGCCTGGGGATCGGCTAGTGATGTATACGGATGGAATCACAGAACATATGTCAAAAGACCATAACAAACGTTATGATGAAGAATTATTTCAAAAAGCGATCCAAAAATCAAAACCTTTGAAAACGCAGGAGTCTGCTGACGACCTCATCCGAGATGCAAAGAATTATGTAGGGTCAAACGAATTTGCCGACGATGTCACAGTTTTGTTAGTCGATCGAATTTAA
- the odhB gene encoding 2-oxoglutarate dehydrogenase complex dihydrolipoyllysine-residue succinyltransferase: MAIEIKVPEMGESVTEATISAWTKKEGDAVKVDEVLAILETDKVSLEIPAPTSGVLKSISKKVGDVVHVRDIMGTIEEGAVASAPASSTVQAPKAETPNAQPNTGKVNEELPPAARKLIEENKLDISKITGTGRNGQITKEDVILFMEKGGAAGAPKVATSPEIPKAVVVSANAGPRETVVPMTKLRQTIANRLVSAQHTAAILTTFNEVDMSPIMDLRNKYKDKFKETHGVGLGFMSLFTKAVVAALKAYPAINAEIRGTDIVYKNFYDIGVAVGGPKGLVVPIVRNADLLSFAGVEQEIARLAGKVKDGKISLEDMEGGTFSISNGGVYGSMMSTPILNPPQSGILGMHNIVKRAVVVNDQIVIRPMMYLALSYDHRIVDGKEAVQFLVKIKEMVEDPTRLLFEV; this comes from the coding sequence ATGGCAATAGAAATCAAAGTCCCCGAGATGGGGGAATCCGTAACCGAAGCGACTATCAGTGCTTGGACCAAAAAAGAAGGCGATGCCGTAAAAGTAGACGAAGTGCTCGCTATTTTAGAAACAGACAAAGTCTCATTAGAGATCCCTGCTCCCACTTCCGGGGTTTTAAAATCCATCTCCAAAAAGGTCGGGGATGTAGTTCACGTGCGTGATATCATGGGTACCATTGAAGAAGGTGCTGTGGCATCGGCTCCTGCGAGTTCCACTGTCCAAGCTCCGAAAGCGGAAACACCAAATGCGCAACCTAACACGGGCAAAGTGAATGAAGAACTTCCTCCTGCTGCTCGTAAACTCATCGAAGAAAACAAATTAGATATTTCAAAAATCACGGGAACTGGTCGCAACGGACAAATCACAAAAGAAGATGTGATCCTTTTTATGGAAAAAGGTGGCGCTGCCGGTGCTCCGAAAGTAGCAACAAGCCCTGAGATTCCGAAAGCGGTTGTGGTTTCGGCAAATGCCGGTCCAAGAGAAACCGTTGTGCCGATGACAAAACTTCGCCAAACCATCGCTAATCGGTTGGTGAGTGCACAACATACGGCAGCCATCCTTACCACTTTCAACGAAGTGGATATGTCTCCGATTATGGACCTTCGTAATAAATACAAAGACAAGTTCAAAGAAACTCACGGTGTGGGTCTTGGATTCATGTCACTTTTCACCAAAGCAGTGGTGGCCGCTCTCAAAGCATATCCTGCCATCAATGCAGAAATTCGCGGAACAGACATCGTCTACAAAAACTTCTATGATATCGGAGTGGCTGTGGGTGGACCCAAAGGTCTTGTGGTTCCGATTGTGCGTAATGCCGACCTACTTAGTTTTGCTGGTGTGGAACAAGAGATCGCAAGACTTGCCGGCAAAGTCAAAGACGGAAAAATCTCTCTCGAAGACATGGAAGGTGGGACTTTCTCCATCTCCAATGGTGGTGTGTATGGATCGATGATGTCGACACCCATCCTCAACCCTCCACAATCGGGAATTCTTGGAATGCACAATATCGTCAAACGCGCGGTAGTTGTGAATGACCAAATTGTCATTCGCCCTATGATGTATTTGGCTCTTTCTTATGACCACAGAATTGTGGATGGAAAGGAAGCGGTTCAGTTCCTTGTGAAAATCAAAGAAATGGTAGAGGACCCAACTAGACTCCTCTTTGAGGTTTAA
- a CDS encoding gamma carbonic anhydrase family protein, which translates to MIRSFQGHTPSLHPTAWVAPSADVLGKVTIGEESSIWFQCVLRGDVNTITIGKHVNIQDMTLVHVARDLFPVTIGDYVSIGHHATIHGCVLRDHSFVGMGAMLMDDVEIGEWSFVGAGSLVPPGKKIPPGVLIMGSPAKIIRDITDKDREIITRTANNYAKYKENYRNEGIGGTSLS; encoded by the coding sequence ATGATCCGTTCTTTTCAAGGCCATACACCTTCCCTCCACCCCACGGCCTGGGTGGCACCCTCTGCCGACGTACTTGGAAAAGTCACGATTGGCGAAGAGTCTTCCATTTGGTTCCAATGTGTACTTCGTGGTGACGTAAATACCATCACGATTGGCAAACATGTCAACATTCAAGACATGACTTTGGTACATGTGGCAAGAGATCTGTTTCCCGTCACCATTGGAGATTATGTATCCATTGGCCACCATGCGACCATCCACGGTTGTGTTTTGCGGGATCATAGTTTTGTGGGGATGGGGGCCATGCTTATGGACGATGTAGAGATCGGAGAGTGGTCCTTTGTGGGTGCAGGTTCCCTCGTTCCTCCTGGGAAAAAAATCCCGCCAGGAGTTCTCATCATGGGAAGCCCCGCCAAAATCATCCGCGACATTACAGACAAGGACCGCGAGATCATCACTCGCACCGCAAACAACTATGCCAAGTATAAAGAAAACTATCGCAATGAAGGGATTGGGGGCACATCCCTTTCCTAA
- a CDS encoding SseB family protein, whose protein sequence is MGLFNKIFKKKLDYQPPIQNNAAKLLENHDGISLLDKHEKGLLDDKSFLSSFGKVKVFYSTPFGDHKDGSSRLFVLPAPDKTAYLPVFTSTERAMEFYNEAGRLGFLLMEDSFVSFLETTKKINEGNTPIKLGAVIDPGYYGVTVNANVLDTVIDMTK, encoded by the coding sequence ATGGGTTTGTTCAATAAAATATTCAAAAAGAAACTAGATTATCAACCACCAATACAAAATAATGCGGCAAAACTTCTAGAAAATCATGATGGGATTTCCCTACTTGATAAACATGAAAAGGGTTTACTTGATGACAAATCGTTTCTTAGTTCTTTTGGTAAAGTTAAGGTTTTTTATTCAACACCTTTCGGAGACCATAAGGATGGAAGTAGCAGATTGTTTGTTCTTCCTGCACCGGACAAGACGGCATACCTCCCTGTTTTCACTTCAACTGAGCGAGCAATGGAATTCTATAATGAAGCTGGCAGACTAGGTTTTTTATTAATGGAAGATTCATTTGTATCATTTCTTGAAACAACGAAAAAAATAAACGAAGGTAATACTCCGATAAAATTGGGCGCAGTGATAGACCCTGGATATTACGGTGTAACCGTTAACGCAAACGTGCTCGATACTGTGATCGATATGACAAAATAA
- a CDS encoding 2-oxoglutarate dehydrogenase E1 component, translating to MTTDQMMSLYGDNVVLLEEYYKQFKEDPQSLSKDWIDFFGELERTSVSSNGSNGNGFNGNGYVNYASTEHRKGSSLSDFGIINLLNAYRRQGHLAANLDPLGINKPNREFIDLKVKALKSSDLETEVDSGIVNLGKAKLKDVIDWFEKTYCGSIGCEHYYLVNDEEREWLQNRMEPLANNEPISKKTALRLFEKLYQADSFENFLAKKFVGKKRFSLEGGETMIPMLDTLVEEAGGHKMDALVIGMAHRGRLNVLVNIIRKPAGLIFAEFEEKLNPGQLGYADVKYHLGYSNNVMTHYGKEVKLSLAFNPSHLEAVDPVIFGSVRARQEMAKDIDRSKFMPVAIHGDAAFAGQGVVAETLNMMNLDGYTVGGTFHIVINNQIGFTTLPSESRSTLYATDLAKGFQVPIFHVNGDDPEATYRVTKLALEYRQKFKKDVIIDLICYRRLGHNETDEPTFTQPQMYDIIKKHPKTIKIYEEKLLQRGDITPDEIQFIKDGIAQGLEDSFQQAKEKDTRITVDTLGGVWSRYTKEPLDSDVHTQLLQQQLGGIVKAVTTLPEGYTANPKHIKVLEDRRKMGAGELPIDWGFAESLSFGSILENGFPIRLGGQDAQRGTFSHRHATLSDIVNGKKLTLLNHISDKQAKIDIVNSSLSEYSCLGFEYGYSLADPNSLVMWEAQFGDFANNAQVIFDQFISSSEIKWQRMSGLVCLLPHGYEGQGPEHSSARLERFLQLCALDNIQVANLTTPAQYFHILRRQILQSFRKPLIIMTPKSLLRLKDAASSLEDITTGAFRKILPDPVAKPEKVEKLLFCSGKVYYDLRKAIDAQKLENVAVVRIEQLYPFPENHIQQMITSYGKLKKFVWVQEEPKNQGAWFFVRDRIEAVMPENKRLHYAGRSEFPSPACGHVVTHLKEQEDLVKDALS from the coding sequence ATGACAACCGACCAGATGATGAGTTTATACGGCGATAACGTCGTATTATTGGAAGAGTATTACAAACAGTTCAAAGAAGATCCGCAAAGTCTTTCAAAAGACTGGATCGACTTTTTTGGAGAACTGGAAAGAACATCCGTATCCAGTAACGGTTCCAACGGGAATGGATTTAATGGAAATGGATATGTAAATTACGCATCCACCGAACACCGGAAAGGTTCTTCACTCAGCGACTTCGGTATCATCAACCTTCTCAATGCCTACAGAAGACAAGGGCACTTAGCAGCAAACCTCGACCCACTCGGAATCAACAAACCCAACCGCGAATTCATCGACCTCAAAGTCAAAGCCCTAAAATCTAGCGACTTAGAAACAGAAGTGGATTCCGGAATTGTGAATCTTGGGAAAGCAAAACTAAAAGACGTCATCGATTGGTTTGAAAAAACCTATTGCGGATCTATCGGTTGTGAACACTACTACCTCGTCAATGATGAGGAAAGAGAGTGGTTACAAAATCGTATGGAACCACTCGCAAACAACGAACCCATCAGCAAAAAAACCGCCTTACGTTTGTTTGAAAAACTTTACCAAGCTGACAGTTTCGAAAACTTCCTCGCTAAAAAATTCGTAGGGAAAAAACGTTTTTCTCTCGAAGGTGGGGAAACTATGATCCCTATGCTTGATACCCTTGTGGAAGAAGCGGGTGGTCATAAAATGGATGCACTTGTGATTGGTATGGCGCACAGGGGGCGTTTGAATGTGCTTGTAAACATCATTCGTAAACCTGCGGGCCTTATCTTTGCTGAGTTCGAAGAAAAATTAAACCCAGGCCAACTTGGTTATGCGGACGTTAAATACCATCTTGGGTATTCCAACAATGTCATGACACATTACGGAAAAGAAGTCAAACTCTCCCTTGCCTTCAACCCTTCTCACTTAGAAGCCGTAGACCCTGTCATCTTTGGATCGGTTCGTGCCCGTCAAGAAATGGCAAAAGACATTGACCGCTCTAAATTTATGCCAGTGGCCATCCATGGGGATGCTGCCTTTGCTGGACAAGGGGTTGTGGCAGAAACTCTCAACATGATGAACCTAGATGGTTATACTGTTGGAGGAACTTTCCATATTGTAATCAATAACCAAATTGGATTCACCACTCTACCGAGCGAATCTAGATCTACTTTGTATGCGACTGACCTTGCCAAAGGTTTCCAAGTTCCTATTTTCCATGTGAACGGAGATGATCCGGAAGCCACATATCGGGTCACAAAACTTGCGTTAGAATACCGTCAAAAATTCAAAAAAGATGTGATCATTGATCTTATCTGTTATAGAAGACTTGGTCATAACGAAACGGATGAACCAACCTTCACACAACCACAGATGTATGATATCATCAAAAAACATCCAAAAACCATCAAAATTTACGAAGAGAAATTGTTGCAACGTGGTGACATCACCCCTGATGAAATTCAATTCATTAAGGATGGAATTGCCCAAGGACTTGAAGACTCTTTCCAACAAGCAAAGGAAAAAGACACTCGGATTACCGTAGACACACTCGGTGGTGTTTGGTCAAGATACACCAAAGAACCTTTGGATTCCGATGTTCATACACAACTCCTCCAACAACAATTAGGTGGAATTGTCAAAGCAGTCACAACCCTTCCAGAAGGATATACAGCGAATCCAAAACACATCAAGGTTTTAGAAGACCGTAGAAAAATGGGAGCGGGAGAACTTCCTATCGACTGGGGATTTGCAGAATCTCTTTCTTTTGGTTCCATTTTGGAAAACGGATTCCCAATTCGCCTCGGTGGACAAGATGCACAAAGAGGAACTTTCTCTCATAGACATGCCACTCTTTCGGACATTGTGAACGGGAAAAAACTCACCCTTCTCAACCACATCAGCGACAAACAAGCAAAGATCGATATTGTGAACTCCTCACTTTCCGAGTATTCTTGTCTCGGATTTGAATATGGATATTCCCTTGCAGATCCAAATAGCCTTGTGATGTGGGAAGCTCAGTTTGGTGACTTTGCGAACAACGCACAGGTGATCTTTGATCAGTTCATTTCCAGTTCGGAAATCAAATGGCAAAGGATGTCTGGTCTTGTTTGTTTACTCCCTCATGGATACGAAGGACAAGGTCCGGAACACTCGTCAGCAAGACTCGAACGTTTCCTCCAACTTTGTGCTTTGGACAATATCCAAGTGGCAAACCTTACCACACCGGCACAGTACTTCCACATCTTACGTCGACAAATCTTACAAAGTTTTAGAAAGCCACTCATCATCATGACACCGAAGTCACTCCTCAGGTTGAAAGATGCGGCTTCTAGTTTGGAAGATATTACCACTGGTGCTTTTAGAAAGATCCTTCCTGATCCAGTAGCAAAACCGGAAAAAGTAGAGAAGTTACTTTTCTGTTCTGGAAAAGTATACTACGACCTACGTAAAGCAATTGATGCTCAAAAATTGGAAAACGTAGCTGTCGTTCGGATCGAACAACTCTATCCGTTCCCAGAAAACCATATCCAACAAATGATTACAAGTTATGGAAAATTGAAAAAATTTGTATGGGTACAGGAAGAACCAAAAAACCAAGGAGCTTGGTTTTTTGTTCGGGATCGTATTGAAGCCGTGATGCCAGAGAACAAACGTTTGCATTATGCAGGCCGTTCTGAGTTCCCAAGTCCTGCT
- the lpdA gene encoding dihydrolipoyl dehydrogenase yields the protein MEQYDIIVIGAGPGGYVAAVRAAQLGKKVAIIEKRKTLGGTCLNVGCIPSKALLDSSEEYHKTKHKLADHGISVKDVKIDIAKMMARKDKVVSEVTSGVDYLMKKNKITRYLGHASFVSKTEISITAEDGKKESIAGTNIIIASGSTPIEIPPLPVDGKNIITSDHAIGLDSVPEHLIIVGAGVIGLELGSVWLRLGAKVTVVELMPRLFGTADQAISSLAERLLTGQGIGFLFETKVHGAKVKGKKVEVEIEGKDGKKTILEGDKVLVSIGRRPNTDGLGAKEIGVEMTDRGRVKVELNKFQTNIPNIYAIGDVVDGPMLAHKAEDEGIAVAELICGKYGHVNYKAIPSIVYTWPEVAWVGLGEEELKAKGIEYKVGKYMFKPNARAKAMNETDGQVKVIADKKTDKLLGVYIVGPRASDMIAEAAIAFEFGASAEDIARSTHAHPTLSEVLREAAMDADAKWSIHS from the coding sequence ATGGAACAATACGATATCATTGTCATTGGTGCAGGTCCTGGTGGGTATGTGGCGGCGGTTCGCGCAGCCCAACTCGGCAAAAAAGTAGCCATCATTGAAAAAAGAAAAACACTCGGTGGGACTTGTCTCAACGTAGGTTGTATCCCTTCCAAAGCCCTTCTCGATTCTTCTGAAGAATATCACAAAACAAAACACAAATTAGCCGACCATGGAATCTCCGTAAAAGATGTAAAAATCGATATCGCGAAGATGATGGCACGTAAAGACAAAGTGGTTTCTGAGGTGACATCCGGTGTAGACTACCTGATGAAAAAAAACAAAATCACTCGTTATTTGGGTCATGCCAGTTTTGTATCTAAAACAGAAATTTCGATCACCGCAGAAGATGGTAAAAAAGAATCCATAGCTGGAACAAACATCATCATTGCTTCCGGATCTACCCCAATTGAAATTCCTCCCCTTCCTGTAGATGGAAAAAACATCATCACCTCTGACCACGCAATCGGTTTGGATTCTGTTCCAGAACACCTGATCATTGTCGGTGCAGGTGTGATTGGTTTGGAACTGGGATCTGTATGGTTACGCCTTGGTGCTAAAGTCACTGTGGTAGAACTCATGCCACGTCTTTTCGGAACGGCTGACCAAGCCATATCCAGTTTAGCGGAACGATTGTTAACTGGGCAAGGGATAGGTTTTCTCTTTGAAACCAAAGTCCATGGTGCCAAAGTCAAAGGCAAAAAAGTAGAAGTAGAAATCGAAGGCAAAGACGGCAAAAAAACCATTCTCGAAGGAGACAAGGTTCTTGTTTCCATTGGTCGCCGTCCCAACACGGACGGACTCGGTGCCAAAGAAATTGGAGTCGAAATGACTGACCGTGGCCGCGTAAAAGTAGAACTCAATAAATTCCAAACCAATATCCCAAATATCTATGCGATTGGGGATGTGGTCGATGGCCCGATGCTTGCTCACAAAGCAGAAGACGAAGGGATTGCTGTTGCCGAACTCATTTGTGGAAAGTATGGCCATGTAAATTACAAAGCCATTCCTTCTATCGTTTACACTTGGCCAGAAGTGGCTTGGGTGGGACTCGGCGAAGAAGAACTAAAAGCAAAAGGTATCGAATACAAAGTGGGTAAGTACATGTTCAAACCGAACGCTCGTGCCAAAGCCATGAACGAAACGGATGGACAAGTAAAAGTCATCGCTGACAAAAAAACGGATAAACTTCTTGGAGTTTATATCGTAGGTCCTCGGGCCTCCGATATGATAGCGGAAGCTGCGATTGCTTTTGAATTTGGAGCCAGTGCGGAAGACATTGCTCGTTCTACACATGCCCACCCCACTCTTTCCGAAGTGCTTCGGGAAGCGGCGATGGATGCTGATGCGAAATGGTCGATCCATTCGTAA